CTACGCGCCGATCGTGCAGGGCCGGTCGCGCCTGCCGTCGGAACGGCACCGTTTATATAGCGGCGCGTTCTCAGGCTTGCTGTCGATCGGTCTGCTCGGACCGCAACTCGGGGCGATCGTCACCGCGCTGGAACTCGTGCGCGATCAGGCCCACGAGCGCCGCGTCGCCTCATCCACGTTCAAGAGCCAGGCTGTTTCGCCGGCGTTCCAGACCGATCTCGCCGAAGCTTCGATGATGATCGACGGCGCGCAGCTGCACGCCCGCCGCATCGTCGAAACGGTCGAACACCACGCAACGGCCGGCGTCCTGCCCGACGAAGTGACGCGTTCGCGCTTTCGGATGGAATCGACGCGCGTCACGCGCCTGTGCCGAGAGGCCATCGATCGCCTCATGACGGCCTACGGCAGCGCCGCCTTCATGGAATCCAATCCGCTGCAGTTGATCTGGCGCGATCTGAACGTGGCGAGCCGCCACGCGGGCTTTGGGATGGGCATTCCGCAACTTGTCTACGGCCGCGCGCTCGTCGGCCTCGATCCGCGCGAAATCAGCTACCTCGTGTAATCCCACGCAGCCTCCCGGTTCCCGGCGGGGCGGCGCTCTTTGACTTCAGGAGCTTGCATGTCAGACGTCGAATCCCTCGAAAACACGTCGGAAAATCGCGCGCAAGTCGCGGCCCGACAGCACAACCGCAAGATCGTCGAGCAGTACATGCACACGCGTGGCGAAGCGAGGCTCAAGCGCCACCTACTGTTCACGGAAGATGGCGTCGGCGGTCTGTGGACGACCGACAGCGGCCAGCCAATCGCGATTCGCGGCCGCGAGAAGCTCGGCGAGCACGCCGTGTGGTCGCTGCAATGCTTCCCCGACTGGGTCTGGACCGACATCCAGATCTTCGAGACGCAAGACCCGAACTGGTTCTGGGTCGAGTGCCGCGGCGAAGGCGCGATTGTTTTCCCCGGCTACCCCCGAGGCCAGTACCGCAATCACTTCCTTCACTCGTTCCGCTTCGAAAACGGACTGATCAAGGAGCAGCGCGAATTCATGAACCCTTGCGAGCAATTCCGTTCGCTGGGTATCGAGGTTCCCGAAGTGCGCCGGGATGGTCTACCGAGCTAACGCATACCCAATGGAGGAGACGAATGGCTGGTATCCCGTCGATTCAACCGTACGCGCTGCCCGATTCGAGCAGCCTGCCCGAGAATGTCGTGTCATGGCGTGTCGACCCGTCGCGCGCGTTGCTGCTCATTCATGACATGCAGAACTATTTCCTCTCGCCGTTGCCGCCGACGCTGCGCGAGACGTTGACGACCAATGTCGCGTCGCTGCGCAAACGGTGCAAGCAGGCCGGTATTCCCGTCGCGTACACGGCTCATCCCGGGCGCATGACCGAGACGGAACGCGGTTTGCTGCGCGATTTTTGGGGGCCGGGCATGGAGACGACGCCGGCCGATCGGGACGTCGCCGAGGCCGTCGGCCCGTCCCCGGATGACTGGATGCTCACGAAGTGGCGCTACAGCGCATTTTTCCGCACCGACCTGCGCGAGCGTATGCGGGAGAGCGGTCGCGATCAGCTGATGCTGTGTGGCGTCTACGCGCACATCGGCGTAATGATGTCGGCTGTCGATGCGTTCACGAACGACATTCAACCGTTCTTCGTTGCCGATGGCGTGGCGGATTTTTCCGAAGACCATCATCACCAGGCGCTGGAATACGTGGCCCAGCGTTGCGGCAAGGTGGTGAGCACCGAGGAGGCGCTGGCATGAATGCCGCTCCGAACCGCAACCTTTTCGATCGCGTCCTCCACGGACAAGCGCCGTGCTTCGCGTTGATCGCGCGTTCGACGGGTAGCGCCGGAGAGCGCGCGATGATCGACGTCTTCGCCGGCGCGGTTTCCTATCCGTCTTCCCTGGCCGAGCTTCCGTTGGCCGCGCCGACGGCGACGGGCGCGGACCGTCAGGAGCTGCTTGTGATGGTGCCATACCGGCAGCTGCACGAGCGCGGCTTCAAGACACACGACGACGGCGCTCCGCTCGTCGCCATCACCTGCGACGAGCACGAAACGGTGTCCGCGCAGCTTGCGCTCGCCGCCATTCCTGATGCCGATACCGCGCTCGGCGAGCGTCACTTCGATATCGACGACGAGGCCTACGCCGAGATCGTCGAGCGCGTCATCACCGACGAGATCGGCACCGGCGCGGGCTCGAACTTCGTCATCAAGCGCACGCTCGAGGGCGATCTCGACGACTATTCGCCAGCCAAGGCGCTGGCGGTCTTCAAGCGTCTGATGCGCCGGGAGGTCGGCGCGTACTGGATCTTCGTGATTCATACCGGGGAACGCACGTTCGTCGGCGCCACGCCGGAGCGCCACCTGACGCTGCATGAAGGTTGCGCGACGATGAACCCGATCAGCGGGACTTATCGGTATCCGCAAAGCGGGCCGACGATCGATGGGATCAACGCTTTTCTCGGCGATCGCAAGGAATCCGACGAGCTGTACATGGTGCTCGACGAAGAGCTCAAGATGATGGCGCGCATCTGCCCGGCCGGCGGGCAGGTCACGGGGCCGCACTTGCGCGAGATGGCGCGGCTCGCCCACACCGAATATTTCATCGTCGGGCACACCGAAGCCGATGTTCGCGACTTGCTGCGCGAAACGATGTTTGCGCCGACGGTCACCGGCAGTCCGATCGAAAGCGCGACGCGCGTGATCGCGCGGCACGAGCGGGCCGGGCGCGGCTACTACAGCGGCATTGCAGCGCTGATCGGCCGCGATGCGCGCGGCGGGCGCACGCTCGACTCCGCCATCCTGATCCGCACCGCGGAGATCGACCGCGCCGGCCACGTTCGCATCGGCGTCGGCTCGACGCTCGTCCGGCATTCGGACGCGGTATCGGAAGTCATGGAGACGCATGCCAAGGTGGCCGCGCTATCGAACGCATTCGATCCGCCGGAAGCCGGCCCGGCGCTCGGCCAGCATCCATCGGTGCAGGCGGCGCTGCGCGAGCGCAACGAAGGCATTGCGGACTTCTGGTTTCGGCCGTATGGCGGGCGACAAGGCGAGATGGCCGATGAGTTGGCTGAGTTGAGCGGCTGCCGCGCGCTCATCGTCGACGCCGAAGATCACTTCACGGCGATGATCGCCCAGCAACTGTCGTCGCTCGGCCTCGCCACCGAAGTGTGCGGCGTTCACGACGCGGTGGACCTTGCGCGTTACGACGTCGTCGTCATGGGGCCGGGCCCGGGAGACCCGAGCGACGCCGGCGATCCGCGCATCGCCCGCCTCTACGCGTGGCTGCGGCATCTCATCGACGAGGGCAAGCCGTTCATGGCCGTCTGCCTGAGCCATCAGATCCTGAACGCCATCCTCGGCATTCCGCTCGTTAGGCGCGAGGTGCCCAATCAGGGCATCCAGGTCGAGATCGATCTGTTCGGCCAGCGTGAGCGCGTGGGCTTTTACAACACGTATGTGGCGCAGACCGTCCGGGACGAAATGGACGTCGACGGCGTCGGCACGGTGGCCATCAGTCGCGATCCGCGCACGGGTGAAGTGCATGCCTTGCGCGGTCCAACGTTCAGCTCGATGCAATTCCACGCCGAGTCGGTTTTGACCGTCGACGGGCCGCGCATTCTCGGCGAAGCCATCACACACGCGATACGCCGCGAAAAACGCATGACGGCGTTGACCGCCTGACGACTCTTCACGCTTTTTATAGAACCCTACAGGACACGCGTTTCATGATTGTCGACATCGTTTGGTGGAACCTCGATGGTTCCGAGCAGAGCATCGAATCGCTGAAGGCGCGTGTGGACGACAGCACCCTCGCGCGCTGGTCGAACGTGCCGGGCTTGCGCGAGAAGCACTGGATCGCCGACGAAGACAAGAATCGCTGGGGCGCGATCATGCTCTGGGACGGCGAGCGTCCGCCCGCGCATCTACTGCCGCCGAACGACGCGCAGACGCTGATCGGCTTGCCGGTCGCCGAGCGGCTGCGCTTCTCGGTGGAGGCCAGCACCGCGAGCGGTGAGATCGCGGCGCGCATGCGCGCGCTCGAACCGGCAGCATCGCACGCGAATACACACGCGGCGGCGCCGATCCATGCGTCGCATCCCATCGACTACATCGTCGTCGACGCCTTCACGCGCACGCCGCTCGAAGGCAACCCGGTTGCGGTCTTCCTGGTCGACGTTCCGCTGCCGGCGGAGCGCATGCAGCGGATCGCCCGCGAAATGAATCTGTCGGAAGTGGTGTTCGTGATGCCGCCGAAGCAGGGCGGCGACGTGCACGTGCGCATCTTTACGCCGGTCAACGAGTTGCCGTTCGCGGGACATCCGCTGCTCGGCACGGCCGTGGCACTCAGGCACGTCAAGGCGCAGGATCGCTTCGTGTTCGAGACGGGCATGGGGCTCGTGCCGTTCGATGTGCGATCCGATGCGCCCGGCGAGGCTTACGTCACCATGCAGCAGCCGATCCCGACGTGGACGCGCTTTGATCGGGCCGAGCGTCTGCTCGAAGCGCTCGGCGTCGAAGCGTCCGTGTTGCCCGTGGAGGCCTATCGAAACGGCCCGCGCCATGTGTTCGTCACGTTGCCTGACGCCTCCGCGCTTTCCGACGTGCATCCGGACCATCGCGCGTTGGCTGAGTTCGAGGATATGTCGGCCATGTGCGTGGCCCCAGCGGGCGACCACTGGCGCTGCCGGATGTTCTCGCCGGCCTACGGCGTCGTGGAGGATGCGGCGACGGGTTCCGCCGCCGGTCCCATCGCCATTCACCTTGCCCGCCACGGACTGATTTCGTGGGGCGAGCCGCTGCATCTTCTCCAAGGCGTCGAGATCAGGCGCCCCTCGCACATGCATGCGCTGGTGCACGGCTCGGAGCACGGCATCGAGGCGGTCGAGGTCAGCGGTCACGGTGTCGTCGTCGCGCGCGGCCGTCTGGGCGTCTAGCGGCGCCCCCGTCTTTTGCCATCATGAAAACATTGCCATGAACACCAGTCGATTCGAAAGCCTCACGGGAAGCGTCGATGTCCTGTTCCCCGAATATGACGATCCGCCGTCCGAGCCGATCACGCTGCTCAAGCGCTGGCTCGCGACGGCCGATGTCGCGCGCGTCCGCGAGCCCAAGGCGCTCGCGCTCGCGACCGCCACGTCCGACGGACGCATCTCTTCTCGCGTCATCGCGTTCTCCTCGATCGACGACCGCGGCGTGATCTTCTGCACGCATTCGACGAGCCGCAAAGGACGCGAACTCACGGAGACGGGCTGGGCCTCGGGCTTGCTGTATTGGCGCGAAACCGGGCAGCAGATCATGATTTCCGGCCAGGCGGTTCCGCTCGAGGAAAGCGAGAACGACAAGCTCTGGTTCGGACGCTCGGTGCCGATGCATGCGATGTCGAGCGCCTCGCACCAGAGCGACGAACTCGTCGACCGCGAAGCGCTGCGCGCGCACGCTGCCGAGCTGCTCGCGCTCGGCGTCGCGTTGCCGCGGCCGCCGCGCTTCGTCGGCTATCGGCTCGAGCCTCACGAGATGGAATTCTGGGCCGCCAGCTCCGACCGGCTTCACCGGCGCCTCAGGTACGAACGCGATGGCAACGATTGGAAAACCACGCAACTCCAACCTTGATTCTCTTGCGGATAAGGAACCTGTCTGTGTCTACTTTCGATATTCCGGTTGGCGTCGGCCAAACCGCACTGTTCATTGCCTGGCAACGTCATGCCGAAGGCCAGCGCCCGGACGCCTTGTTTCACGATCCGTTCGCCGCGGCGCTGATCGAGCACTTGGCCGGCACGCCGACGCATGAGCATGTCAGCGAAGTCGCGCGGCGCGCGAACTTTCCGCAATATTTCGTCGTTCGCACACGCTACTTCGACGATGCCATTCTCGCGAACCTGAGCCGCGGAATCCGGCAGGTCGTCACGCTGGCCGCCGGCGTGGACGGCCGCGTGGCACGCCTGGCGTGTCCGTTCGGCACGCGCTGGTTCGAGCTCGATCTCGACGACATCATCGCCTTCAAACGCGAGCTCATGAAGCAGTCCGGGTTGCCGCTGCAGTGCGATTGGCGGCCGCTCGTCGCCGATCTGACCTCGAATTGGGCGAGCCCGTTGCGCGCGGCCGGCTTCGATCCCGCCAAGCCCACGATTTGGCTCATCGAAGGGCTGCTTATGTATCTGCGCGACACGGACTGCGATGCGCTGATCCGTCAAGTGGCCGACCTGTCGGCGCCGGGCAGCGCGCTCATGCTCGAGCATCTCGCCACGCGCATGATGAGCGAGGAGGGCAAGGAAGCCCGAGCGCGCGTCGAATCGCAGGGCGCTCGTTGGCTCTCGTCCCGCGACGATGTGCGCGACTGGCTCGGCCGATACGGCTGGACAGCGACCGTGCATGCCTCGGACGACCCGACGATAGCCTACGGCCGCAGCGTCGCGCGCATACCAGCGGGATGGTTCGCCTCATCGACGCGCACGGCGCACGGCGGGAGCGGATCATGAATCTGTCGATTCCCATGCGGCGCGACGTGCGCTTGAAGGCGAAGCTAAAAGGCCTGCCGACACCGGACGATTTCGAAATCGTCACCGCCGCCGCGCCGGCGGCCGGCTCGGGCGACGTGCTGGTGCGTAATCGCTATTTCCTGGTCTCGGCTTCCTTGCGCGCGATGATCAGCGAAGGCGCGGAAGACGTGCCCGGTGTGCCGTTTCCGTGCTTGTCGGCGGGTGACGCGCTGATGGGCGAAGCGCTCGGCGAGGTGGTGAGCGCGCCCGCCGGCAGCGGTTTGTCGTCCGGCGACATCGTCACGCACTTCCACGGGTGGCGAGACTACGCGGTGGTGCCCGCATGGGGCTGTCAGCGCGTCGGCGAGGCGCTGCCGGAGCCCGCCGGCTACCTCGGCTACCTGGGGCACGGCTGGACCGCATACGCGGCGCTGACGCGCGGCGTGCCGATCCGTCCGGGTGACACGGTGTTCGTCACGAGCGCGGCCGGCGCGATCGGCGCGATGGCCGGACAGATCGCGCGGCGGCTGGGAGCGGGGCGCGTGATCGGCAGCACGAGTTCGCACGACAAGGCACGACGCCTGGTTTCCGAGCTTGGCTATGACGCTGCCGTCATACGTGGCGGCAGCACGCCGTTCGCAGAGCAGTTGCTTGAAGCGGCGCAGGGCGGCATCGACGTCCTGATCGATTCGGTCGGCGGCGAGCAATTACAGGCGGCCGTCACGGCCGCCCGCGAAGGGGCGCGCTTCCTGATCCTCGGCGCGCTGTCGGGCCAGCTGGCCGCGACGGGAACGGGGCGGACCGCACCCGCCGAAATCGATACCGTTCAATTTCTCCTCAAGCGGATCACGATGCGGGGCTACAGCGCCGACGACAATCCGGAGGCGAAGGGCGAATGGTTCGAGCGTTTCGCGCAGTGGCTGCGCGCCGGCGAGATCGTGTTCCCGCATACGGTGATCGACGGCCTCGATAACGCGCCGAGCGCGTTGTGCGACACGTCCAGCGGACGTTATCTGGGCACGGTGCTCGTCAAGCTGTAGCGGTAAGGAGCGTGGGCGTCGCTTGCATGCCAGGCGACGACACCCGCTCGATCGGCAGCATTTCATTATGGGAGTGGAACTGTGGAATGCAATCTCTCTTCGGCGCGTGCGGCCGAGAATTGGACACCGGCTTCCTGGAAGACGAAGCCGGCGCTGCAACAGCCGGCTTATCGCGATGTGGCGGCGCTCGATCGCGCCCTGGCACAGCTACAAGCACTGCCGCCGCTCGTCGCCGCATGGGAAGTGCTGACGCTCAAACGCAAGCTCGCAGACGCCGCGGCGGGACGATGTTTCTTGCTGCAGGGCGGCGACTGCGCGGAAAGCTTTGCCGATTGCACGGCGCCGATCATCGCCAATCGGCTCAAAGTGCTGATGCAGATGAGCCTGGTGCTCGTGCATGGCTTGATGCTGCCGGTGGTTCGCGTCGGCCGCTTTGCCGGCCAGTACGCCAAGCCGCGCTCGGCGGATACCGAAACGCGCGACGGCGTGACGCTGCCTTGCTACCGCGGCGACATCGTCAACGGCAGCGCTTTTACGAAAGACGCGCGCGAGCCCGACCCGCAGCGCCTGCTCGAGGCTCATTCCAGATCGGCGCTGACGATGAATTTCGTGCGCGCGCTGAGCGATGCCGGTTTTGCTGATCTGCACCACCCCGAACATTGGGATCTGGCTTGGGCCTCGCATTCGCCGCTTTATGGCGAGTATCGCAAGATGACGCACTCGATCGGCGAATCGCTGCGCTTCATGGAGGCGCTCGCGGGCGAGCCCTCCGGCAGCGATGCGAGAGTCGATTTCTACACGTCGCATGAGGTCCTGCTGTTGAATTACGAAGAGGCGATGGCACGGCAAGTGCCGCGGCATTGGGGCTGGTTCAACCTGTCGACGCATTTTCCGTGGATCGGCATGCGCACCGCGCAGCTGGACGGCGCGCATATCGAATACTGCTCAGGTATCCGCAATCCGATCGGCCTGAAAGTCGGGCCCGGGGTGAGCACCGACCAGTTGCTGCGCACGATCGACGCGCTGAACGCCACGAACGAGGCCGGCCGTTTGACGCTCATCACGCGCATGGGTGCGGCGAAGATCGAAGCGGAGTTGCCGAAGCATCTGCATGCGGTCAAGGCCGAGGGCCGGCGTGTCTTGTGGTGCTGCGATCCGATGCACGGCAACGGCGAAACGACCCCGGGCGGGGTGAAGACACGGCGCTTCGGGAACATCCACGCCGAGCTCGAGGCGGCCTTCGACATTCATGCCGCCTGCGGCACGCATCTGGGCGGCGTGCATCTGGAGCTGACCGGGGAAGACGTGACCGAATGCCTGGGCGGCGCGCGCAATCTGACTGAGGCCGATTTGGCCCGTGCTTACAAGTCGACGGTCGATCCGAGGTTGAACTATGAGCAGTCGCTGGAGATCGCGATGCTGATTGTGCGCAAGTTGGGTATGACGCGGGTTGCCGAAATCGGCGCCCAGCGGCAATTGGCGTATGCGTAGCGGGCGGGGCGGCATGCAACAACTAATCGCATCTCCTTGACCAATCGGTCCTGCAACGTCAGGTGTGCTCGCTCCACACGCCCCTTGGCCGAGCTGCTGTTCGCGCAGAACGTGTCGATGTTCAGTTCGTACATCGCCCGGCCGAAGTGCGTCACGCTCTGGCCTGTCTTGCCGGCACTCGTGTTGCGGAACACGCTGTACTTGTCGCTGTAGAACGCCACCGGCTTGCCGTAGCGCTCCAGATACGTTCGCGTGGCCTCAAAGTAGCTGAAGGTCGACTCGGTCTGCGTGAAGTGCAGCATCATCAGCCGGCTCGTCGCGTCGTCGACGTACACCAGCAGCGTGCAGGCCGGCGCCCGTTCCTCGAACCATCGATGATCGCAGCCGTCGATCTGGATCAGTTCACCGAGGCAAGCCCGCCGTGCTCGCGGCTGGTAGACCTTGGGCGGTCGTTGCCGGCGCGGAATCCAGAGCCCAGCCTCGGTCATCAGCCTTCTGACCGTCTCCTTAGCCAGCCGAATGCCGTGACACTCCCAGAGCTTCTCGCAGGCCAGCGTCGGTCCAAAATCGGCGTAGCGCTCACGAATAACGGTCAGGGCGCGTAACGCCAGCCCATCGTCGAGCTTGCGGTTGCCCGGTCGGCCACGACGGCCTGAAGCGACGCCGCCGGGCCCGCGCTCGCGATACCGGATGACCAGCCGTTCCACCTGGCGCACGCTCAGGCCCAGCCGTTCGGCTGCACGTCCAGGCTTCAAGCCCGTGTCCACCACAGCCTGGATCACCTTGAGTCGATCAAGCTCTCGCATCGTCAGTGTCACCAATCCGGCTGGCTGCATGGTCGGCTCCCGTGCTTGCTCAACGAGCCATCCAGCATGCCAGCAGTCAAAAACACGACATCTGTAAATAGCCAGAACACGACATTAGGATATGGCTGCTACAACACAAATTGTCGATAATTCACGTTATGTAAAATTATAAATACCCAAGTGAACCGACCTTCATGGGAGTCAGTTCCTCTTGGCTGCAACCGCACCATCGATAGCCAGAATTTTCAGCCACGCTGGCACCATTTCGCAAGCAATCGCCTTTCGAACCCCGGCCAGTTCCACATCGCAGCGCACCTTGGTGAATTGGAACCGGGCGCACGCCCCTTCGAAATTTTCCACGTGAACGACGCCTCCGAATTGTGTGGCGTCTCCAATCACGCGCTCCAATTCGTCTAGGCTGAATATAAGCATCTCGTGCTCATTCGCACTGCGAAAGCCGTTTGCTAACGAGAATCGCGCCCGCAATGCGGGAGCCGGCGATCGGCTCCACTCCGACCGGCGTATGATTCTCTGCAATCTCAACCCGGCGTCCTCCGAAGGATTGCGAACGGGAAATTCGCATCGATATGCAGGAAAGACTGTGTAGATAACATCGCCCATCGCGATCGTCTCTTCGGTAAAGGCGCCATTGATAAGTGATGGGTGT
This window of the Burkholderia lata genome carries:
- a CDS encoding PhzA/PhzB family protein, with translation MSDVESLENTSENRAQVAARQHNRKIVEQYMHTRGEARLKRHLLFTEDGVGGLWTTDSGQPIAIRGREKLGEHAVWSLQCFPDWVWTDIQIFETQDPNWFWVECRGEGAIVFPGYPRGQYRNHFLHSFRFENGLIKEQREFMNPCEQFRSLGIEVPEVRRDGLPS
- a CDS encoding isochorismatase family protein, translating into MSWRVDPSRALLLIHDMQNYFLSPLPPTLRETLTTNVASLRKRCKQAGIPVAYTAHPGRMTETERGLLRDFWGPGMETTPADRDVAEAVGPSPDDWMLTKWRYSAFFRTDLRERMRESGRDQLMLCGVYAHIGVMMSAVDAFTNDIQPFFVADGVADFSEDHHHQALEYVAQRCGKVVSTEEALA
- a CDS encoding phenazine-specific anthranilate synthase component I: MNAAPNRNLFDRVLHGQAPCFALIARSTGSAGERAMIDVFAGAVSYPSSLAELPLAAPTATGADRQELLVMVPYRQLHERGFKTHDDGAPLVAITCDEHETVSAQLALAAIPDADTALGERHFDIDDEAYAEIVERVITDEIGTGAGSNFVIKRTLEGDLDDYSPAKALAVFKRLMRREVGAYWIFVIHTGERTFVGATPERHLTLHEGCATMNPISGTYRYPQSGPTIDGINAFLGDRKESDELYMVLDEELKMMARICPAGGQVTGPHLREMARLAHTEYFIVGHTEADVRDLLRETMFAPTVTGSPIESATRVIARHERAGRGYYSGIAALIGRDARGGRTLDSAILIRTAEIDRAGHVRIGVGSTLVRHSDAVSEVMETHAKVAALSNAFDPPEAGPALGQHPSVQAALRERNEGIADFWFRPYGGRQGEMADELAELSGCRALIVDAEDHFTAMIAQQLSSLGLATEVCGVHDAVDLARYDVVVMGPGPGDPSDAGDPRIARLYAWLRHLIDEGKPFMAVCLSHQILNAILGIPLVRREVPNQGIQVEIDLFGQRERVGFYNTYVAQTVRDEMDVDGVGTVAISRDPRTGEVHALRGPTFSSMQFHAESVLTVDGPRILGEAITHAIRREKRMTALTA
- a CDS encoding PhzF family phenazine biosynthesis protein; translated protein: MPGLREKHWIADEDKNRWGAIMLWDGERPPAHLLPPNDAQTLIGLPVAERLRFSVEASTASGEIAARMRALEPAASHANTHAAAPIHASHPIDYIVVDAFTRTPLEGNPVAVFLVDVPLPAERMQRIAREMNLSEVVFVMPPKQGGDVHVRIFTPVNELPFAGHPLLGTAVALRHVKAQDRFVFETGMGLVPFDVRSDAPGEAYVTMQQPIPTWTRFDRAERLLEALGVEASVLPVEAYRNGPRHVFVTLPDASALSDVHPDHRALAEFEDMSAMCVAPAGDHWRCRMFSPAYGVVEDAATGSAAGPIAIHLARHGLISWGEPLHLLQGVEIRRPSHMHALVHGSEHGIEAVEVSGHGVVVARGRLGV
- the phzG gene encoding phenazine biosynthesis FMN-dependent oxidase PhzG, which encodes MNTSRFESLTGSVDVLFPEYDDPPSEPITLLKRWLATADVARVREPKALALATATSDGRISSRVIAFSSIDDRGVIFCTHSTSRKGRELTETGWASGLLYWRETGQQIMISGQAVPLEESENDKLWFGRSVPMHAMSSASHQSDELVDREALRAHAAELLALGVALPRPPRFVGYRLEPHEMEFWAASSDRLHRRLRYERDGNDWKTTQLQP
- a CDS encoding SAM-dependent methyltransferase, which produces MSTFDIPVGVGQTALFIAWQRHAEGQRPDALFHDPFAAALIEHLAGTPTHEHVSEVARRANFPQYFVVRTRYFDDAILANLSRGIRQVVTLAAGVDGRVARLACPFGTRWFELDLDDIIAFKRELMKQSGLPLQCDWRPLVADLTSNWASPLRAAGFDPAKPTIWLIEGLLMYLRDTDCDALIRQVADLSAPGSALMLEHLATRMMSEEGKEARARVESQGARWLSSRDDVRDWLGRYGWTATVHASDDPTIAYGRSVARIPAGWFASSTRTAHGGSGS
- a CDS encoding MDR family NADP-dependent oxidoreductase → MNLSIPMRRDVRLKAKLKGLPTPDDFEIVTAAAPAAGSGDVLVRNRYFLVSASLRAMISEGAEDVPGVPFPCLSAGDALMGEALGEVVSAPAGSGLSSGDIVTHFHGWRDYAVVPAWGCQRVGEALPEPAGYLGYLGHGWTAYAALTRGVPIRPGDTVFVTSAAGAIGAMAGQIARRLGAGRVIGSTSSHDKARRLVSELGYDAAVIRGGSTPFAEQLLEAAQGGIDVLIDSVGGEQLQAAVTAAREGARFLILGALSGQLAATGTGRTAPAEIDTVQFLLKRITMRGYSADDNPEAKGEWFERFAQWLRAGEIVFPHTVIDGLDNAPSALCDTSSGRYLGTVLVKL
- a CDS encoding class II 3-deoxy-7-phosphoheptulonate synthase; protein product: MECNLSSARAAENWTPASWKTKPALQQPAYRDVAALDRALAQLQALPPLVAAWEVLTLKRKLADAAAGRCFLLQGGDCAESFADCTAPIIANRLKVLMQMSLVLVHGLMLPVVRVGRFAGQYAKPRSADTETRDGVTLPCYRGDIVNGSAFTKDAREPDPQRLLEAHSRSALTMNFVRALSDAGFADLHHPEHWDLAWASHSPLYGEYRKMTHSIGESLRFMEALAGEPSGSDARVDFYTSHEVLLLNYEEAMARQVPRHWGWFNLSTHFPWIGMRTAQLDGAHIEYCSGIRNPIGLKVGPGVSTDQLLRTIDALNATNEAGRLTLITRMGAAKIEAELPKHLHAVKAEGRRVLWCCDPMHGNGETTPGGVKTRRFGNIHAELEAAFDIHAACGTHLGGVHLELTGEDVTECLGGARNLTEADLARAYKSTVDPRLNYEQSLEIAMLIVRKLGMTRVAEIGAQRQLAYA